In Carassius auratus strain Wakin chromosome 36, ASM336829v1, whole genome shotgun sequence, the following are encoded in one genomic region:
- the LOC113054963 gene encoding uncharacterized protein LOC113054963, with translation MDAGQDRPGKVSTELARSYEGPSLSDFDQGFCTDRSLSLSAVSADGFLRPNKGVVLEYSEQDSAPAPCLNYSTSLLSPLVVLQKPALSPGSSLSTALISPVQGQSSTPYERVVFQKPVLACSLDLSCVDLTTTHPSWEVSLVKALVESPKSCLESTWSPINLSAQSLMWSGMSPHPNDSEELQRSWKEMVRQRSSQSSAIPDLREELSSPNLAI, from the exons ATGGACGCAGGACAAGACAGACCTGGTAAAGTCAGTACAG AGCTGGCCAGGAGTTATGAGGGCCCGTCGCTGTCTGACTTTGACCAAGGCTTTTGTACAGACCGGAGTCTGTCTTTATCAGCCGTTTCAGCCGATGGCTTCCTGAGACCAAACAAAGGTGTTGTCCTGGAGTATTCAGAGCAGGACTCTGCGCCTGCACCATGTCTGAACTACTCCACGAGTCTCCTGTCACCTTTGGTTGTCCTCCAGAAGCCCGCTCTCTCTCCGGGCAGCAGTCTGAGCACCGCTCTGATCAGTCCAGTGCAGGGCCAGTCCTCCACACCCTACGAGAGGGTCGTGTTTCAGAAGCCCGTCCTGGCCTGCTCGCTGGACCTGTCCTGTGTGGATCTGACCACCACACACCCATCATGGGAAGTGTCTCTTGTGAAGGCCCTAGTCGAAAGCCCAAAATCATGTTTGGAATCCACATGGAGTCCTATTAACCTGTCGGCACAGTCACTGATGTGGTCAGGAATGTCCCCTCACCCAAATGATTCGGAGGAGCTTCAGCGCTCGTGGAAGGAGATGGTCAGGCAGCGATCTAGTCAGTCTTCTGCAATCCCAGATCTCCGAGAGGAACTGAGCTCACCTAACTTGGCCATTTGA